A window from Solanum stenotomum isolate F172 chromosome 5, ASM1918654v1, whole genome shotgun sequence encodes these proteins:
- the LOC125864128 gene encoding subtilisin-like protease, translated as MDLKVISTFLCFVLLHSSKIFGDNFTNQSDLEIYIVHLEFHDQPFSNSKDVLLWHQSFLPTNLNHSSRILYSYRHVFNGFAAMLSSGEVREMEKKPGFLSARPERIFQLHTTHSPSFLGLHQNVGLWNASNSGKGVIIGLLDSGITPQHPSFNDNGMPNPPLKWKGKCEFNVTNCNKKLIGARNFVQPNTFPTDEIGHGTLTSSIAAGNFVDGANYYGNANGTAVGIAPRAHVAMYEVCDAIFCRESNIIAGFDAAIEDGVDVIAISIGATLPQPFYGDAIAISTYRAMEKGIFVSSSAGNHGPDSGTVMNGAPWILTVGASTTDRKISAVAVLGNGAEYEGESAFQPTNFSQKLLPLVNGKGCESLNSSNVKGKIVVCDRSGGLYSRMSQGRLVKLVGGAGMILINNKRLGSTTFSDYDVVPTTQGTIYAESGHTEA; from the exons ATGGATCTGAAAGTCATCTCTACCTTTCTCTGCTTTGTCCTGCTTCATTCATCAAAAATATTTGGTGATAATTTCACAAATCAAAGTGATTTAGAAATTTATATAGTACATCTTGAATTTCATGATCAACCTTTCTCAAATTCCAAAGATGTACTTCTCTGGCATCAATCATTTTTGCCTACAAATTTGAATCACTCATCGCGCATTCTATATTCTTATCGTCATGTGTTCAATGGTTTTGCTGCTATGTTGTCGTCAGGCGAAGTGAGAGAAATGGAAAAGAAGCCTGGTTTCTTGTCAGCGCGTCCCGAACGAATATTTCAGTTGCACACCACACATAGTCCAAGTTTCCTAGGCTTGCACCAGAATGTTGGTTTGTGGAATGCATCAAATTCAGGTAAAGGTGTGATTATTGGTTTATTAGATAGTGGAATTACTCCTCAACATCCTTCGTTTAATGATAATGGAATGCCTAATCCACCACTTAAATGGAAAGGTAAATGTGAGTTTAATGTTACAAATTGTAATAAGAAGCTTATTGGAGCAAGAAATTTTGTGCAACCGAATACGTTCCCTACAGATGAAATTGGCCACGGAACACTTACCTCAAGCATAGCTGCGGGGAACTTTGTGGATGGTGCCAATTATTATGGTAATGCTAATGGCACGGCTGTTGGCATTGCGCCCCGAGCCCATGTGGCCATGTACGAAGTCTGTGATGCAATTTTTTGTAGAGAATCCAATATTATAGCTGGTTTTGATGCTGCAATTGAAGACGGTGTAGATGTGATTGCCATTTCAATTGGAGCAACTCTGCCTCAGCCTTTTTATGGTGATGCTATAGCTATTAGCACGTATAGAGCGATGGAGAAGGGGATTTTTGTAAGTTCCTCTGCAGGAAATCATGGACCAGATAGTGGTACTGTGATGAACGGGGCCCCGTGGATTCTCACAGTTGGTGCTAGCACAACAGATAGAAAGATAAGCGCCGTTGCAGTTCTGGGTAACGGAGCTGAATATGAAGGTGAATCAGCCTTTCAACCAACGAATTTTTCGCAAAAATTGTTACCACTTGTGAATGGCAAGGGTTGTGAATCATTGAATTCAAGCAAtgtcaagggtaaaatagtgGTGTGTGATAGAAGCGGTGGCTTGTACTCTAGAATGAGCCAAGGAAGATTAGTGAAACTTGTCGGTGGTGCTGGCATGATTCTCATTAATAATAAGAGACTTGGCTCTACAACATTCTCAGATTATGATGTCGTTCCCACGACACAG GGGACCATTTATGCCGAGTCAGGGCATACTGAAGCCTGA
- the LOC125865573 gene encoding enolase-like, with product MATIKSVKARQIFDSRGNPTVEVDVHLSNGLWERAAVPSGASTGIYEALELRDGGSEYLGKGVSKAVNNVNSIIGPALIGKDPTDQTGVDNYMVHQLDGTQNEWGWCKQKLGANAILAVSLAVCKAGAAVKKIPLYKHIANLAGNKKLVLPVPAFNVINGGSHAGNKLAMQEFMILPVGASSFKEAMKMGCEVYHHLKAVIKKKYGQDATNVGDEGGFAPNIQENKEGLELLKTAIEKAGYTGKVVIGMDVAASEFYGKDKTYDLNFKEENNNGSQKISGDQLKDLYKSFVSEYPIVSIEDPFDQDDWETYAKLTAEIGEKVQIVGDDLLVTNPKRVAKAISEKTCNALLLKVNQIGSVTESIEAVKMSKQAGWGVMTSHRSGETEDTFIADLAVGLSTGQIKTGAPCRSERLAKYNQLLRIEEELGSDAVYAGASFRAPVEPY from the exons ATGGCAACTATCAAGTCCGTCAAGGCTCGTCAGATCTTCGATAGCCGCGGTAATCCAACGGTTGAG GTTGATGTTCATCTATCAAATGGCCTCTGGGAGAGAGCTGCGGTTCCTAGTGGCGCATCAACAG GAATATATGAAGCCCTCGAATTGAGAGATGGAGGGTCTGAGTACCTTGGGAAGGGTGTTTCAAAG GCCGTAAACAATGTCAACTCAATCATTGGCCCTGCTCTTATTGGCAAG GATCCGACTGATCAGACTGGTGTCGATAACTATATGGTTCATCAACTAGATGGAACTCAAAATGAGTGGGGTTGGTGCAAGCAAAAG CTTGGTGCAAATGCCATCCTTGCTGTGTCACTTGCAGTCTGTAAAGCTGGTGCTGCTGTCAAGAAAATTCCGCTTTATAAG CATATTGCCAATTTGGCGGGTAACAAAAAGTTGGTTTTGCCTGTTCCTGCTTTCAACGTCATCAATGGTGGGTCCCATGCTGGAAACAAACTTGCAATGCAG GAATTTATGATTCTTCCTGTTGGAGCTTCTAGTTTTAAGGAGGCCATGAAGATGGGTTGTGAAGTGTATCACCATTTGAAG GCTGTGATTAAGAAGAAATATGGCCAGGATGCAACAAATGTTGGTGATGAGGGTGGTTTCGCTCCTAATATCCAG GAGAACAAGGAGGGTCTTGAATTGCTCAAGACTGCCATCGAAAAAGCAGGTTATACTGGCAAA gTTGTTATCGGAATGGATGTTGCAGCATCTGAATTCTATGGAAAGGACAAAACTTATGATTTGAACTTCAAAGAAGAG AATAACAATGGCTCCCAAAAGATCTCAGGTGACCAGCTCAAAGATTTGTACAAGTCATTTGTGTCTGAGTACCCTATTGTTTCGATAGAAGATCCATTTGACCAAGATGACTGGGAGACCTATGCTAAGCTCACTGCTGAGATTGGGGAGAAAGTACAAATTGTAGGAGATGACCTTCTTGTCACCAATCCTAAG AGAGTTGCCAAGGCAATCAGCGAAAAGACTTGCAATGCACTTCTTCTTAAG GTTAACCAAATTGGCAGCGTGACTGAGAGTATTGAAGCTGTGAAAATGTCTAAGCAAGCTGGTTGGGGTGTAATGACTAGCCACCGCAG TGGAGAGACGGAGGATACCTTCATTGCTGATCTTGCTGTTGGTTTGTCAACG GGACAAATCAAGACTGGAGCTCCCTGCAGATCAGAACGTCTTGCAAAGTACAACCAG CTCTTGAGAATTGAAGAGGAACTTGGTTCAGATGCTGTATATGCCGGAGCAAGCTTCCGCGCCCCTGTTGAACCGTACTAA
- the LOC125864129 gene encoding putative disease resistance protein RGA1 — translation MADLVIGATVKVVLDKLLSLTIEEAKSLRNCKKNLRILTKYVSMIQALIHDAERRQVDDQAVEQWLKMLERVAEDAENVFDEFRYEYLKAQVKNIRTKLMEKVSSSFSHTAFKYKMSRKINNINEELKAINQLANDLGLKPLMVPSQKILPIRETDSLVVASDVVGRDKDVAEIKEKILNMRKDAVLCTIPIVGMGGLGKTTLAKRIFNDQHIKQQFEKRVWLCLPEMVETKSFLELILESLTKRKVEVQSRDIIVKTLQDALGEKKYLLVLDDLWHVDSTSWHEFMDTLRGINTSRGNCILVTTRIKQVASTVAVNLHMLGKLTDYHCWSIFKQRVFVDGEVPEEILSMENKIVEMCQGLPLAASVLGGLLCNKEKHEWRAVLDGNPLVAGEDDNGVNSIKKILKLSYDYLPSPHLKKCFAYFAIFPKDFEFEKDQLIQLWMAEGFLSPSQETTLMEDVGNKAFQLLLQNSLLQDVKLDDLNKIKYCKMHDLVHDLAGDILKSKLFDQKSIGGENLSQVRYFGWDSPSDQIDKINESGRLCTLFWKRIISEKLLLSFQFLRVLNLSRSGIKVLSAKIGKLIYLRYLDLSSTEIKALPNSICKLYNLQTFRINSCYSLRKLPEEMANMISLRHIYCDFHYQTYLDFVGWRSRFIGNYQFQMPLNMGQLTSLQTLQIFYVGLETGRRIEELGHLKNLRGELTIKHLQLVVNKEEARTAYLQEKPNIYKLTYLWTHDESEGCEINDEHVLDGLQPHPNLKTLAVVDYFGTKFPSWFSEGLLPNLVKLKLSGCKRCKEIPSLGQLKFLRHLELIGFLKLECLGSTFYGVDVNDKGSSSNNGNIQVFPSLKELVLQNMNSLIEWKGDEVGVRMFSALEKLRITKCPLLEGTPRQLEILRELSIEGVDSQMPLLNLCSNLTSLVKLIVTDVEELTCLPDEMLRNNVSLQQLLVTHCREFRELPQSLYDLHSLESLQILFCTNFRSLPVPSVENRLTSLQSLDLSLCIGLTSLPSGMLEHCRSLQTLKLSCCRNLVSLPLHVWEMPSISYLGLSNCPKLISVPTGGLHHLTGLKVLEIGPFSETVDFEAFQLIFNGIQQLSSLRTLEVYGWTRWDSLPYQLMQLSALTKICVYDFGIEALPHRLDNLTSLVTLHLMGCQRLQHVDFSDIMPKLRYLEIHYCLLLEGLSDGLGNLVSLEELSLRNCVKLQHLPSRYAMLRLTKLWKLLINGCPQLEESCTNRSSPNSQWSNISHIPKIEVGGRIIQNLH, via the exons ATGGCCGATCTTGTAATTGGTGCTACTGTTAAAGTTGTGCTTGATAAACTGCTTTCTCTCACTATTGAGGAGGCCAAGAGTTTAAGGAACTGCAAGAAAAATCTAAGAATTCTGACAAAATATGTATCCATGATTCAAGCTCTCATTCATGATGCTGAAAGACGACAAGTTGATGATCAGGCTGTTGAACAATGGCTCAAAATGCTTGAGAGAGTTGCTGAAGATGCTGAAAACGTGTTTGACGAATTCAGATATGAATATCTCAAAGCTCAAGTGAAGAACATCCGAACCAAACTAATGGAAAAGGTCAGCAGCTCCTTTTCTCATACTGCTTTTAAGTACAAAATGTCGCGAAAAATAAACAACATCAATGAAGAGTTGAAGGCTATCAATCAGTTAGCCAATGACCTCGGTCTCAAACCACTGATGGTTCCTTCTCAGAAAATACTTCCAATTCGAGAAACAGATTCCTTAGTTGTTGCTTCGGATGTTGTTGGTAGAGACAAAGATGTTGCtgaaataaaagagaagatTTTGAACATGAGAAAGGATGCTGTTCTGTGCACCATTCCCATAGTGGGTATGGGGGGTTTAGGGAAAACTACTCTGGCTAAGAGAATTTTCAATGACCAACACATCAAGCAGCAGTTCGAAAAGAGAGTTTGGTTGTGCCTACCTGAAATGGTAGAAACTAAGAGCTTTCTTGAACTGATCCTCGAATCATTGACAAAGAGGAAAGTTGAGGTCCAAAGCAGAGATATAATAGTCAAGACGCTACAAGATGCATTGGGAGAAAAAAAGTATTTGCTTGTCCTGGATGATTTGTGGCATGTTGACTCTACATCATGGCATGAGTTCATGGACACCTTGAGAGGAATAAATACATCCAGAGGAAACTGCATTCTCGTGACTACTCGTATCAAACAAGTGGCATCCACAGTAGCAGTAAATCTTCATATGCTGGGGAAATTAACAGACTATCATTGTTGGTCCATTTTCAAACAAAGAGTGTTTGTTGATGGGGAAGTTCCGGAGGAAATACTGAGCATGGAGAACAAGATAGTTGAAATGTGTCAAGGTCTACCGTTGGCTGCAAGTGTGTTGGGAGGCCTCTTATGCAACAAGGAAAAACATGAATGGCGGGCAGTTCTTGATGGAAATCCCCTTGTTGCGGGGGAAGATGATAACGGGGTAAATAGCATAAAGAAGATCCTAAAACTCAGCTATGATTATCTACCATCTCCACATCTGAAAAAGTGTTTTGCTTACTTTGCCATTTTTCCaaaagattttgagtttgaaaaggaCCAGCTTATCCAACTCTGGATGGCAGAAGGTTTTCTCAGTCCATCTCAAGAGACCACTTTGATGGAAGACGTTGGGAACAAGGCTTTTCAACTTTTGTTGCAAAATTCCTTGCTGCAAGATGTTAAGCTAGATGATctgaacaaaataaaatactgTAAGATGCATGATCTTGTGCATGATTTGGCTGGAGATATTTTAAAGTCTAAACTATTTGATCAAAAGAGTATTGGAGGAGAAAATCTTTCTCAAGTCCGATACTTTGGATGGGACTCACCAAGTGATCAAATAGATAAGATAAACGAGTCAGGACGTTTGTGCACATTGTTCTGGAAAAGAATTATATCTGAAAAACTGTTGTTGAGCTTTcagttcttgagagttttaaaTTTGTCCAGGTCAGGCATCAAGGTATTGTCAGCCAAAATCGGCAAGCTAATATACTTGAGATATCTTGATCTCTCCAGCACTGAGATCAAAGCCTTGCCCAACTCCATTTGCAAGCTCTACAATTTGCAAACATTTAGAATCAATAGTTGTTACTCACTTAGGAAGCTTCCAGAAGAAATGGCAAATATGATAAGTTTGAGACACATATATTGCGACTTTCATTACCAAACATATCTTGATTTTGTGGGTTGGAGATCAAGGTTTATAGGTAATTATCAGTTTCAGATGCCACTTAATATGGGGCAATTGACTAGTCTTCAGACGCTACAGATTTTCTATGTAGGTTTAGAGACAGGTCGTCGAATAGAAGAATTAGGTCATTTGAAAAACCTTAGAGGTGAATTGACGATCAAACATCTCCAATTAGTCGTAAATAAAGAAGAGGCTCGAACAGCATATTTACAGGAGAAACCAAATATCTACAAGCTGACATATTTATGGACCCATGATGAATCAGAAGGCTGTGAGATCAATGATGAGCATGTGTTGGATGGTCTTCAACCGCATCCTAACTTGAAAACCTTAGCAGTAGTGGACTATTTTGGGACTAAATTTCCTTCATGGTTCAGTGAAGGATTGCTACCAAATTTGGTCAAGTTGAAATTAAGTGGCTGCAAAAGGTGCAAAGAAATTCCATCGCTTGGCCAACTGAAGTTCCTTCGGCATCTTGAGCTGATAGGATTCCTTAAATTGGAATGCCTTGGATCTACATTTTATGGCGTTGATGTTAATGATAAAGGATCAAGCAGCAATAATGGCAATATCCAAGTGTTCCCATCACTGAAAGAACTAGTATTGCAGAATATGAATAGCCTTATTGAGTGGAAGGGTGATGAAGTTGGAGTTAGAATGTTTTCTGCGCTTGAGAAGTTGAGGATCACAAAGTGTCCACTGCTAGAAGGTACCCCACGTCAATTGGAAATCCTCCGTGAATTAAGCATTGAAGGAGTTGACAGTCAAATGCCATTGTTGAACTTGTGTAGCAACTTGACATCTCTGGTAAAGCTTATTGTGACTGATGTGGAAGAGCTCACTTGTCTTCCTGATGAGATGCTACGCAATAACGTTTCTCTTCAACAACTATTGGTCACACACTGCAGAGAGTTTCGTGAATTGCCCCAAAGCCTGTACGATCTCCATTCTCTTGAGAGCTTACAAATACTCTTCTGCACCAATTTCAGGTCTCTTCCTGTTCCCAGTGTAGAGAATCGTTTGACTTCCCTCCAAAGTCTTGATTTATCACTGTGTATTGGATTGACCAGTTTACCAAGTGGAATGCTAGAGCATTGTCGGTCTCTACAGACTTTGAAGCTCAGCTGTTGTCGCAACTTAGTTTCCTTGCCTTTACACGTATGGGAAATGCCTTCAATTTCATATTTGGGTTTATCAAATTGTCCCAAGTTGATTAGTGTACCCACAGGGGGCCTTCACCACCTCACAGGGTTAAAGGTATTGGAAATTGGTCCTTTCTCAGAGACGGTGGATTTTGAGGCATTCCAATTGATTTTTAATGGCATTCAACAGCTATCGTCCCTTCGTACATTGGAGGTGTATGGATGGACGCGTTGGGATTCTCTGCCTTATCAACTTATGCAACTCTCTGCCCTAACAAAGATCTGTGTATATGATTTTGGAATTGAGGCTCTTCCTCATAGACTTGACAACCTTACTTCTCTTGTAACATTACATCTAATGGGGTGCCAAAGGCTACAACATGTGGACTTCTCAGATATCATGCCCAAATTACGATATCTGGAGATCCATTATTGTCTATTGTTAGAAGGTCTGTCAGATGGGCTTGGCAACCTTGTTTCTTTGGAAGAATTAAGTTTACGTAACTGCGTGAAACTACAACATCTTCCATCCAGATATGCCATGCTGCGCCTCACTAAATTATGGAAACTTCTAATTAATGGCTGCCCGCAGTTAGAAGAAAGTTGCACCAATCGGAGTAGCCCAAACTCCCAGTGGTCCAACATTTCCCATATTCCAAAAATTGAAGTAGGTGGGAGGATAATTCAGAACTTAC ATTGA
- the LOC125864130 gene encoding putative disease resistance protein RGA3, which produces MADPVIGATVQIVLEKLLSLTTIEEVRSLRNCEKNLRMLTKYVSIIQAFIHDAERRQVNDKAVEEWLKMLERVAEDAENVFDQFRYESLKAQVMNNRTKLMEKVSNFCSYTAFKYKMSRKIKSINEDLRDINQLANNLGLQSLMVPSRKMLPIRETDSIVVASDVVGRDKDVAEIKEKILNMRKEAVLCTIPIVGMGGLGKTTLAKRIFNDQHIKQQFEKRVWLCLPEMVETKSFLELILESLTKRKVEVQSRDIIVKTLQDALGEKKYLLVLDDLWRVDSTSWHEFMDTLREINTSRGNCILVTTRIKQVASTVAVDLHMLGKLTDYHCWFIFKQRAFVDGEVPEEILSMENKIDDMCQGLPLAASVLGGLLFNKDKHDWQAILDGNPLVAWEDVLRENSIKKILKLSYDYLPSPHLKKCFGYFAMFPKDFEFEKDQLIQLWMAEGFLCPCQETTVMEDVGSKFFQLLLQYSLLQDVKLDELNNITHCKMHDLVHDLAGDILKSKLFDQKSVGWRYFGWDSPSDQIVKINEPGRLSTLFWKRNISEDMLLSFHFLRVLNLSRSGIEELSASIGKLIYLRYLDVSDTKIKALPNSICKLYNLQTLRVNDCYFLRELPEEMPNMISLRHIYCYHRYGSDMQMPLNMGQLTSLQTLRFFYLGSEKGRRIEELGRLKNLRGELTIKCLQLVGNKEEAQTAYLQKKPNIYKLVYLWSHNESEGCEINDEHVLDGLQPHPNLKTLEVWNYLGTKFPSWFSEELIPNLVKLILSGCERCKEIPSLGQLKFLRHLELIGFLELECIGPTFYGIEINDNGSSSNNGKIQVFPSLKELVLEDMHSLIEWKGNEVGVRMFPRLEKLTITECPLLKSTPTQFEIVRELRIERVDSEIPLLNLCSNLTSLVDLFVDEVKELTCLPDEMLRNNVSLQFLSVSNCREFRELPQSLYNLHSLKRLEIGSCTNFGSFPVPSGENYLTSLQQFSLRECNGLTSLPAGLLEHCWSLGLLVVRKCDNLVSLPLHVWEMPSLSYFCLKKCPKLISVPTGGLHWVTAFTGLQHLVIGPFSEMVDFEAFQLIFNGIQQLSSLCALEVYGHGHWDSLPYQLMQLSALTQIRIYDFGIEALPHRFGNLTSLI; this is translated from the exons aTGGCCGATCCTGTAATTGGTGCTACTGTTCAGATTGTGCTTGAGAAACTGCTTTCTCTCACTACTATTGAGGAGGTCAGAAGTTTAAGGAACTGCGAGAAAAATCTCAGAATGCTAACAAAATATGTATCCATCATCCAAGCTTTCATTCATGATGCTGAAAGACGACAAGTCAACGATAAGGCTGTGGAAGAATGGCTCAAGATGCTTGAGAGAGTTGCTGAAGATGCTGAAAATGTGTTTGATCAATTCAGATATGAATCTCTAAAAGCACAAGTGATGAACAATCGAACCAAACTAATGGAAAAGGTCAGCAACTTCTGTTCTTATACTGCTTTCAAGTACAAAATgtctcgaaaaataaaaagcatCAATGAAGACCTGAGGGATATCAATCAGTTAGCCAACAACCTCGGTCTCCAATCACTGATGGTTCCTTCTCGGAAAATGCTACCAATTCGAGAAACAGATTCCATAGTAGTTGCTTCGGATGTTGTTGGTAGAGACAAAGATGTTGCTGAAATAAAGGAGAAGATTTTGAACATGAGAAAGGAAGCTGTTCTGTGCACCATTCCCATAGTGGGTATGGGGGGTTTAGGGAAAACTACTCTGGCTAAGAGAATTTTCAATGACCAACACATCAAGCAGCAGTTCGAAAAGAGAGTTTGGTTGTGCCTACCTGAAATGGTAGAAACTAAGAGCTTTCTTGAACTGATCCTCGAATCATTGACAAAGAGGAAAGTTGAGGTCCAAAGCAGAGATATAATAGTCAAGACGCTACAAGATGCATTGGGAGAAAAAAAGTATTTGCTTGTCCTGGATGATTTGTGGCGTGTTGACTCTACATCGTGGCATGAGTTCATGGACACCTTGAGAGAAATAAATACATCCAGAGGAAACTGCATTCTCGTGACTACTCGTATCAAACAAGTGGCATCCACAGTAGCAGTAGATCTTCATATGTTGGGGAAATTAACAGACTATCATTGTTGGTTCATTTTTAAACAAAGAGCGTTTGTTGATGGGGAAGTTCCGGAGGAAATACTGAGCATGGAAAACAAGATTGATGATATGTGTCAAGGTCTACCGTTGGCTGCAAGTGTGTTGGGAGGCCTCTTATTCAACAAGGATAAACATGACTGGCAGGCAATTCTTGATGGCAACCCCCTTGTTGCATGGGAAGATGTTCTTCGGGAAAATAGCATAAAGAAGATCCTAAAACTAAGTTATGATTATCTACCATCTCCACATCTGAAGAAATGTTTTGGTTACTTTGCAATGTTTccaaaagattttgaatttgaaaaggaCCAACTAATCCAACTCTGGATGGCAGAAGGGTTTCTTTGTCCATGTCAAGAGACCACTGTGATGGAAGACGTCGGGAGCAAGTTTTTCCAACTCTTGTTGCAATATTCTTTGCTGCAAGATGTTAAGCTAGATGAGCTCAATAATATAACACATTGTAAGATGCATGATCTTGTGCATGATTTGGCTGGAGACATTTTAAAGTCTAAACTATTTGATCAAAAGAGTGTTGGCTGGAGATACTTTGGATGGGACTCACCAAGTGATCAAATAGTTAAGATAAACGAGCCAGGACGTTTGAGCACATTGTTCTGGAAAAGAAATATATCTGAAGATATGCTATTGAGCTTTCACTTCTTGAGAGTTTTAAATTTGTCCAGGTCAGGCATCGAGGAGTTGTCAGCCTCGATCGGCAAGCTAATATACTTGAGATATCTTGATGTCTCGGACACTAAGATCAAAGCCTTGCCCAACTCCATTTGCAAGCTCTACAATTTGCAAACACTTAGAGTCAATGACTGTTATTTTCTCAGGGAGCTTCCAGAAGAAATGCCAAATATGATAAGTTTGAGACACATATATTGCTACCATCGTTACGGATCAGATATGCAGATGCCACTAAATATGGGGCAATTGACTAGTCTTCAGACGCTACGATTTTTCTACTTAGGTTCAGAGAAAGGTCGTCGGATAGAAGAATTAGGTCGTTTGAAAAACCTTAGAGGTGAATTGACGATCAAATGTCTCCAATTAGTCGGAAATAAAGAAGAGGCTCAAACAGCATATTTACAGAAGAAACCAAATATCTACAAGCTGGTGTATTTATGGTCCCATAATGAATCAGAAGGCTGTGAGATCAATGATGAGCATGTGTTGGATGGTCTTCAACCGCATCCTAACTTGAAAACCTTAGAAGTGTGGAACTATTTGGGGACTAAATTTCCTTCATGGTTCAGTGAAGAATTGATACCAAATTTGGTCAAGTTGATATTAAGTGGTTGCGAAAGGTGTAAAGAAATTCCATCTCTTGGTCAACTGAAGTTCCTTCGGCATCTTGAGCTGATAGgattccttgaattggaatgcATCGGACCTACATTTTATGGTATTGAGATTAATGATAATGGATCAAGCAGCAATAATGGCAAAATTCAAGTGTTCCCATCATTGAAAGAACTAGTATTGGAGGATATGCATAGCCTTATTGAGTGGAAGGGAAATGAAGTTGGAGTAAGAATGTTTCCTAGGCTTGAGAAGTTGACGATTACAGAGTGTCCACTGTTAAAAAGTACTCCAACTCAATTTGAAATCGTCCGTGAATtaagaattgaaagagttgacaGTGAAATACCATTGTTGAACTTGTGCAGCAACTTAACATCTCTTGTGGATCTTTTTGTCGATGAAGTGAAAGAGCTCACTTGTTTACCCGATGAGATGCTACGCAACAACGTTTCTCTTCAATTCCTATCAGTCTCAAACTGTCGAGAGTTTCGTGAATTACCACAAAGCTTGTACAATCTCCATTCTCTTAAGAGATTAGAGATTGGCAGCTGCACCAATTTCGGTTCTTTTCCTGTTCCCAGTGGAGAGAACTATTTGACTTCCCTCCAACAATTTTCATTACGGGAGTGCAATGGATTGACCAGTTTACCAGCTGGATTGCTAGAGCATTGTTGGTCTCTGGGACTTTTGGTGGTCAGGAAATGTGACAACTTAGTTTCCTTGCCTTTACATGTGTGGGAAATGCCTTCactttcatatttttgtttaaaaaaatgtcCCAAATTGATTAGTGTACCCACAGGGGGGCTTCACTGGGTTACAGCATTCACAGGGTTACAGCATTTGGTAATTGGTCCTTTCTCAGAGATGGTGGATTTTGAGGCATTCCAGTTGATATTTAATGGCATTCAGCAGCTGTCGTCCCTTTGTGCATTGGAGGTGTACGGACATGGGCACTGGGATTCTCTGCCCTATCAGCTTATGCAACTCTCTGCCCTAACACAGATCCGTATCTATGATTTTGGAATCGAGGCTCTTCCTCATAGATTTGGCAACCTTACTTCTCTT ATATGA